A genome region from Geothermobacter hydrogeniphilus includes the following:
- a CDS encoding tetratricopeptide repeat protein yields MKNKETIILMGVALVIGILVGVIGSNIGGRGRQRSVSSAPPPASAPVVNQGQNIKMLEAVVAKDPANRNAWVQLGNIYFDTQQPMKSIEAYGKALEIDGNDPDVLTDQGIMFRQLGWYDRAIDNFEKATVIDPNHSQSYYNLGVVYRYDLKDFPRAIEAWQKFLDLNPTGQGADQVRRDMEVLKSHPPIPQPNAEGAK; encoded by the coding sequence ATGAAAAACAAGGAAACTATCATCCTGATGGGGGTAGCGCTGGTGATCGGCATCCTGGTGGGAGTGATCGGCAGCAACATCGGCGGACGTGGCAGGCAGCGTTCGGTGAGCAGTGCGCCGCCGCCGGCTTCCGCTCCGGTGGTCAACCAGGGGCAGAACATCAAGATGCTCGAAGCGGTGGTGGCCAAGGATCCCGCCAACCGTAACGCCTGGGTACAACTCGGCAACATTTATTTCGACACCCAGCAGCCGATGAAGTCGATCGAAGCCTACGGCAAGGCCCTCGAAATCGACGGCAACGATCCCGATGTCCTGACCGACCAGGGCATCATGTTCCGCCAGCTCGGCTGGTACGATCGCGCCATTGATAATTTCGAGAAGGCGACTGTCATCGACCCCAACCATTCCCAGAGCTATTACAACCTCGGGGTCGTCTACCGCTATGATCTCAAGGATTTTCCCAGGGCCATCGAGGCCTGGCAGAAATTCCTCGACCTGAACCCCACCGGCCAGGGGGCCGACCAGGTTCGCCGGGATATGGAAGTCCTCAAATCCCATCCGCCGATTCCCCAGCCGAATGCTGAGGGGGCAAAGTAG
- a CDS encoding bacteriohemerythrin, giving the protein MEVNLYWTRELSVGVDLIDRQHQQLFDYVNQLLAACLTKKDNAEQSGRMLTFLHNYANEHFRAEEALMEEHHYQALEMHRRQHLGFCRKLQQLERRLLDNPAEQELAAEINEMVIDWLYEHICMEDRALGNFILNQ; this is encoded by the coding sequence ATGGAAGTGAATCTCTACTGGACCAGGGAACTGAGCGTGGGGGTCGACCTGATCGACCGGCAGCATCAGCAACTGTTTGATTATGTCAACCAGTTGCTCGCAGCCTGCCTGACGAAGAAAGATAACGCTGAACAGTCGGGGCGGATGCTCACCTTTCTGCACAACTACGCGAATGAGCATTTCCGCGCCGAAGAGGCGCTGATGGAGGAACATCACTACCAGGCACTGGAGATGCACCGACGCCAGCATCTGGGATTCTGCCGCAAATTGCAGCAGCTCGAAAGGCGGCTGCTCGACAATCCCGCCGAGCAGGAACTGGCCGCCGAAATCAACGAGATGGTAATCGACTGGCTTTACGAGCACATCTGCATGGAAGACCGGGCGCTGGGAAACTTTATCCTTAATCAGTGA
- a CDS encoding right-handed parallel beta-helix repeat-containing protein: MIKPGIASNGPSGVAVRLLPAVLFLVVFCTGCLPSVKRIDGGRLAGEQFWQGRIDIYGDVELVAGSSLVIAPGSDIVFHPAPPELDRWRDHPHFPGSELVIRGDFRAEGTASRPIRFRASVADAPAGSWGGINISSSPSTRIRHAVFSGADSALHIQESTVSIEDSVFSGNLVAIRFHSSNILIDHNRIVGNDTGIRFHFGSPVIRNNQISNNRRGVFITAHPRDLRIENNNFIANRDYDVVLGEEVPEDVRLGGNWWGTTDVSQVSPRIYDRGRDDLLGRVLLRPLRESPVAGVGPR; this comes from the coding sequence ATGATCAAGCCGGGCATAGCTTCAAACGGGCCATCCGGTGTCGCTGTACGCCTGCTTCCGGCGGTTCTGTTTCTGGTGGTGTTCTGTACCGGTTGCCTGCCTTCGGTGAAACGTATTGACGGCGGCCGGCTGGCCGGTGAACAGTTCTGGCAGGGCCGGATCGACATCTACGGCGATGTCGAGCTAGTTGCCGGCAGCAGTCTGGTGATTGCTCCCGGCAGTGACATCGTTTTTCATCCCGCGCCCCCGGAACTTGACCGCTGGCGTGACCATCCCCATTTCCCCGGCAGCGAACTGGTGATCCGTGGTGACTTCCGGGCCGAAGGGACAGCCTCCCGCCCGATCCGCTTTCGTGCGTCCGTGGCCGATGCCCCGGCCGGCAGCTGGGGGGGGATCAACATCAGCAGCAGCCCTTCGACCCGTATCCGCCACGCCGTTTTCAGCGGCGCCGACAGTGCCCTGCATATTCAGGAATCGACTGTATCTATCGAGGATTCCGTCTTCAGCGGCAACCTGGTGGCCATCCGTTTTCATTCCAGCAATATTCTCATTGATCACAACCGGATTGTCGGCAACGACACCGGCATCCGTTTTCATTTCGGCTCCCCGGTCATCCGCAATAACCAGATCAGCAACAATCGCCGCGGGGTGTTCATCACGGCCCACCCCCGGGACCTGCGGATCGAGAACAACAATTTTATCGCCAACCGGGATTACGATGTGGTTCTCGGCGAGGAAGTCCCGGAAGATGTCCGGCTGGGCGGTAACTGGTGGGGAACGACTGATGTCAGTCAGGTTTCGCCGCGGATCTACGACCGGGGTCGGGATGACCTGCTCGGTCGTGTTCTGTTGCGACCGTTGCGTGAATCTCCCGTTGCGGGGGTGGGGCCGCGATGA
- the secF gene encoding protein translocase subunit SecF, producing MQLIKPDVNFEFVGRRKLAIGFSVILILIGLISLVVKGGPNYGIDFVGGSLVQIKFQQTTNASDIKDALKDLGLGNMSVQQFGDDANEFLVRAQAVSSELKGLGHRVEQALEASYGAGKAEVRRVEMVGPQVGKDLREKGFKAVLFAMVAILIYITLRFEFRFAVGAVLALVHDVMITLGAFSVFNKEIDLPIIAAFLAIIGYSLNDTIIVYDRIRENMGRYHKEPFPVIVNRSINETLSRTILTSGTTLLVVAALFIFGGGVIHNFAFALLVGVLIGTYSSIFVASPLLIFWQDYKNAKQGKAAAKGNA from the coding sequence ATGCAACTGATCAAACCTGATGTCAATTTTGAATTTGTCGGCCGTCGCAAGCTGGCGATCGGTTTCTCGGTCATCCTGATCCTGATCGGCCTGATCTCGCTGGTTGTCAAGGGCGGACCGAATTACGGTATCGACTTTGTCGGCGGAAGCCTGGTGCAGATCAAGTTCCAGCAGACGACCAATGCGTCTGATATCAAGGACGCCCTGAAAGACCTCGGTCTCGGCAACATGAGCGTGCAGCAGTTCGGTGACGACGCCAACGAGTTCCTCGTTCGCGCGCAGGCCGTCAGCAGTGAACTCAAGGGACTTGGCCACCGGGTCGAGCAGGCTCTTGAGGCCAGCTACGGTGCCGGCAAGGCGGAGGTTCGCAGGGTTGAAATGGTCGGCCCCCAGGTCGGTAAGGATCTGCGTGAAAAAGGCTTCAAGGCGGTGCTTTTCGCCATGGTGGCGATCCTGATCTACATCACCCTGCGTTTTGAATTCCGCTTCGCTGTCGGAGCGGTGCTGGCGCTGGTGCATGACGTGATGATCACCCTCGGCGCTTTTTCGGTTTTCAACAAGGAGATCGACCTGCCGATTATCGCCGCTTTTCTGGCGATCATCGGTTATTCGCTCAATGACACCATCATCGTCTACGACCGGATACGGGAGAACATGGGACGCTACCACAAGGAACCCTTCCCGGTGATTGTCAATCGCAGCATCAACGAGACCCTGTCGCGGACCATCCTCACCTCCGGCACCACTCTGCTGGTGGTGGCCGCCCTGTTTATCTTCGGCGGCGGTGTCATCCATAACTTCGCCTTCGCCCTGCTGGTCGGGGTGCTGATCGGTACCTACTCCTCGATCTTTGTCGCCAGTCCGCTGCTGATTTTCTGGCAGGACTACAAGAACGCCAAACAGGGCAAGGCCGCGGCCAAAGGAAACGCCTGA
- the recJ gene encoding single-stranded-DNA-specific exonuclease RecJ — protein MKPIDSRRWSLRRECDRERVEILVRELGVSFWAARVLAARSIETPEEGRLFLQARLSNLPDPFLLKGVGAAVERLVMAIEQQQLISVHGDYDVDGITGTALLTQTLQLFGGRVEYHIPLRLKDGYGLSAEALRSAAGNDARVVVSVDCGISAHAEADLAADLGLDLIITDHHQPPDSLPSALALVNPHQPGCSFPDRNLCGVGVAFMLLVALRKALRERGWFAQRSEPDLRQQLDLVALGTVADLVPLTGLNRTLVRSGLQRLDQGPRPGIRALKEVAGVREVSAGAVGFRLAPRLNAAGRLEDAALGVELLLTDDADRARELAEQLDGFNRQRQQIEKDTFADAVAQLEDAEERFSIVLADPAWHSGVIGIVASRLVERYGRPTLLVALDEDSGKGSGRSVRGFHLYRGLQGCADDLLGFGGHEYAAGFSIAADRLDAFSERFEARVRDILTMEDLMPTLLYEGEIGLDELGPELVAELESLAPFGMGNPEPVLLARNVDLHRVETIGDGSHLRCVARQGGYSCNCIAFRMAERIEEFSGPCDLLFTPGINEWKGRRSVQLRLRDLRPATSQAEA, from the coding sequence ATGAAGCCAATTGACAGTCGGCGATGGAGCCTGCGACGTGAATGCGACCGGGAACGGGTGGAAATCCTCGTTCGGGAACTGGGGGTTTCTTTCTGGGCGGCTCGGGTGCTGGCCGCACGCTCTATCGAAACACCCGAAGAAGGTCGGCTGTTCCTGCAGGCCCGACTCAGCAATCTTCCCGATCCCTTCCTGCTCAAGGGGGTCGGTGCCGCGGTCGAGCGCCTGGTCATGGCGATCGAACAGCAGCAGCTGATCAGCGTGCATGGTGATTATGATGTTGACGGCATCACCGGGACCGCTCTGCTGACGCAGACCCTGCAATTATTCGGCGGCCGGGTTGAATATCATATCCCGCTGCGACTGAAGGACGGTTACGGACTTTCGGCCGAGGCTCTCAGGTCCGCTGCCGGCAATGACGCCCGGGTTGTGGTGTCGGTTGATTGCGGCATCTCCGCCCATGCCGAGGCGGATCTGGCGGCCGACCTCGGTCTCGACCTGATCATCACCGACCACCATCAACCCCCGGATTCCCTGCCATCCGCCCTGGCCCTGGTCAATCCCCATCAGCCCGGCTGCTCATTTCCCGACCGGAACCTGTGCGGCGTCGGGGTCGCTTTTATGCTGCTGGTGGCGTTGCGCAAGGCGTTGCGTGAACGGGGCTGGTTCGCGCAGCGGTCGGAGCCGGACCTGCGTCAGCAGCTCGATCTGGTCGCGCTCGGTACGGTGGCCGACCTGGTGCCGTTGACCGGTCTCAACCGGACCCTGGTCCGGAGCGGTCTGCAACGCCTCGACCAGGGGCCGAGGCCCGGTATCCGGGCGCTCAAGGAGGTGGCCGGGGTGCGCGAGGTGTCCGCCGGGGCGGTCGGGTTCCGGCTGGCGCCGCGGCTCAATGCCGCTGGACGGCTGGAAGATGCCGCTCTCGGTGTCGAACTGCTGCTGACCGACGATGCGGACCGCGCGCGGGAGTTGGCGGAGCAGCTTGACGGTTTCAATCGGCAGCGTCAGCAGATTGAAAAGGACACCTTTGCCGACGCGGTGGCGCAACTGGAGGATGCCGAGGAGCGGTTTTCCATCGTGCTGGCCGATCCGGCCTGGCATTCCGGGGTGATCGGCATCGTCGCCAGCCGGCTGGTGGAGCGTTATGGTCGACCGACCCTGCTGGTCGCTCTGGATGAGGATTCCGGCAAGGGGTCGGGACGATCGGTGCGCGGGTTTCATCTCTACCGCGGCCTGCAGGGCTGTGCTGATGATCTGCTCGGTTTCGGCGGTCATGAATATGCCGCCGGTTTCAGTATCGCGGCGGATCGTCTCGATGCGTTCAGCGAGCGTTTCGAGGCCCGGGTCCGCGATATTCTGACCATGGAAGACCTGATGCCGACGCTGCTCTACGAAGGGGAGATCGGTCTCGATGAGTTGGGGCCGGAACTGGTGGCCGAGTTGGAATCGCTGGCTCCGTTCGGCATGGGCAATCCGGAGCCGGTGCTGCTGGCCCGCAATGTCGATCTCCACCGGGTGGAGACGATCGGGGACGGCAGTCACCTGCGCTGCGTCGCCCGCCAGGGCGGCTACAGCTGCAACTGCATTGCCTTCAGGATGGCCGAGCGGATCGAGGAGTTCAGCGGCCCCTGTGACCTCCTGTTCACCCCCGGCATCAATGAGTGGAAGGGGCGCCGCAGCGTGCAGCTGCGTCTGCGTGACCTGCGTCCGGCGACATCTCAGGCGGAAGCCTGA
- a CDS encoding pyridoxal phosphate-dependent aminotransferase: MPISEKIQTFIDRSSWIRRMFEEGARLREIHGDENVFDFTLGNPTVEPPPRFNEQLRRMATHPEPGMHRYMNNAGYDRTRAAVAERLSRTSGLQVDAGQVIMTCGAGGALNVVLKTLLNPGDEVIILTPYFVEYKFYIDNHGGIAREVWTRREDFQLDLDAIEAAISEKTCALIINSPNNPTGVIYPEADLRRLDALLKRRQQETGRAVVVISDEPYARIAYQGQQVPSLFACVDNAVIVTSHSKDLALPGERIGYLAASPKLQDCQLFMAGAVFCNRVLGFVNAPAMAQRLVADLQDESVAIAPYQEKRDLLFDHLTALGFKMVKPGGAFYLFPLSPIEDDVAFVTRAQQHNILLVPGSGFGAPGYFRIAYCVEQEVIERSLPAWSRLAADLGMKPD, encoded by the coding sequence CTGCGCGAGATTCACGGTGACGAGAATGTTTTCGACTTCACCCTCGGCAACCCGACCGTCGAACCCCCGCCGCGCTTCAACGAGCAGCTGCGCCGGATGGCCACCCATCCCGAACCGGGCATGCACCGCTACATGAACAACGCCGGCTACGACCGGACCCGCGCCGCGGTCGCCGAGCGTCTGAGCCGAACCAGCGGTCTGCAGGTCGATGCCGGGCAGGTGATCATGACCTGCGGTGCCGGCGGCGCCCTGAACGTGGTTCTCAAGACTCTGCTCAATCCCGGCGACGAAGTCATCATCCTGACCCCCTATTTCGTCGAGTACAAGTTCTACATCGACAACCACGGCGGCATCGCGCGCGAGGTCTGGACCCGGCGCGAGGACTTCCAGCTCGACCTCGACGCCATCGAGGCGGCGATTTCCGAAAAAACCTGCGCCCTGATTATCAACTCACCCAACAATCCGACCGGGGTCATCTATCCGGAAGCGGACCTGCGGCGGCTCGACGCCCTGCTCAAGCGCCGCCAGCAGGAAACCGGACGCGCGGTGGTGGTGATTTCCGATGAGCCCTACGCCCGCATCGCCTACCAGGGACAACAGGTCCCCAGCCTGTTCGCCTGCGTCGACAACGCGGTGATCGTCACCTCGCATTCAAAGGACCTGGCACTGCCGGGAGAACGGATCGGCTACCTCGCGGCCAGCCCGAAGCTGCAGGACTGCCAGCTGTTCATGGCCGGAGCCGTATTCTGCAACCGGGTCCTCGGCTTCGTCAACGCCCCGGCCATGGCCCAGCGGCTGGTTGCCGATCTGCAGGACGAAAGCGTCGCCATCGCTCCCTACCAGGAAAAACGGGACCTGCTGTTCGACCACCTGACCGCTCTCGGTTTCAAAATGGTGAAACCGGGCGGCGCTTTCTACCTCTTCCCCCTCTCCCCGATCGAGGATGACGTCGCTTTTGTCACCCGCGCCCAGCAGCACAATATCCTGCTGGTGCCCGGCAGCGGCTTCGGCGCTCCCGGCTATTTCCGCATTGCCTACTGCGTCGAACAGGAGGTCATCGAACGCAGCCTTCCCGCCTGGAGCAGGCTGGCCGCGGACCTGGGTATGAAACCGGACTGA